In the genome of Raphanus sativus cultivar WK10039 chromosome 4, ASM80110v3, whole genome shotgun sequence, one region contains:
- the LOC108835093 gene encoding lariat debranching enzyme has product MKIAIEGCMHGDLENVYKTIQHHEQIHNTKVDLLLCCGDFQAVRNEKDMDSLSVPIKYREMKSFWKYYSGQEVAPVPTIFIGGNHEASNYLWELYYGGWAATNIYFLGYAGVVKFGNLRIGGLSGIYKGRDYRLGHFERPPYNNSTIKSVYHVREYDVHKLMQLEEPLDIFLSHDWPVGITDYGDSRTLIQQKPYFQEEIEAKTLGSKPAAQLLEKLKPRYWFSAHLHCKFAASVQHGNDGSVTKFLALDKCGPGKKFLQIIDIESEPGPFEVLYDEEWLAITRKFNSVFPLTQRPASFSSADMDMQESREWVRKKLEERQFKPFEFVKTAPAYNPSQRIFDPIPEIPQNPQTLSLLELLGLPYLLDSPPVTGERTTIPASPARTDFQTYSEEIPIDDIDEVEDIPEAKGDNLPH; this is encoded by the exons atgaagattGCTATTGAAGGGTGTATGCACGGAGACCTTGAAAATGTGTACAAGACCATTCAACATCACGAACAGATTCACAACACTAAAGTCGATCTCCTCCTCTGCTGCGGCGATTTCCAG GCTGTGAGAAATGAGAAAGACATGGATAGCCTTAGCGTACCTATAAAATACAGAGAGATGAAGTCCTTCTGGAAGTACTACTCCGGCCAAGAAGTTGCCCCTGTTCCCACTATCTTCATCGGTGGGAATCACGAGGCTTCCAACTACTTGTGGGAACT GTATTATGGGGGTTGGGCTGCCACCAACATCTACTTTCTAGGTTATGCAGGGGTTGTCAAGTTTGGTAATCTCCGAATTGGAGGCCTTTCTGGTATTTACAAGGGGAGAGATTACCGTTTAG GACACTTTGAGCGGCCGCCATATAACAATAGCACAATCAAATCGGTGTATCATGTTCGTGAGTATGATGTCCATAAGCTGATGCAACTCGAAGAGCCGCTTGATATATTCCTCTCACACGACTGGCCTGTTGGAATCACTGATTATGGAGACTCGAGAACGCTTATTCAGCAGAAACCATACTTCCAGGAAGAG ATCGAGGCGAAAACTCTTGGAAGCAAACCAGCGGCTCAACTGCTAGAGAAACTGAAGCCTCGGTATTGGTTTTCAGCTCACTTACACTGCAAATTCGCTGCTTCTGTTCAACATGGCAACGATGGCTCAGTGACAAAGTTTCTTGCCTTGGATAAATGCGGTCCAGGGAAAAAGTTTCTTCAG ATCATTGATATAGAATCAGAGCCTGGACCTTTTGAAGTTCTATACGATGAAGAGTGGCTAGCAATAACACGAAAGTTCAATTCTGTTTTCCCGCTAACACAGAGACCAGCGAGTTTCAG CTCTGCTGACATGGATATGCAAGAGAGCCGAGAGTGGGTGAGGAAGAAGCTAGAAGAAAGGCAATTTAAACCTTTCGAGTTTGTAAAGACGGCCCCTGCATATAACCCTTCACAGCGTATCTTTGATCCCATACCTG AGATCCCGCAGAATCCTCAGACACTGTCTTTGTTAGAGCTCCTTGGTCTTCCATATCTCCTTGATTCACCACCAGTAACAGGTGAAAGAACCACCATCCCTGCTTCACCGGCTCGAACAG ATTTTCAAACTTATAGTGAAGAAATCCCTATTGATGATATTGATGAAGTTGAAGATATACCAGAAGCGAAAGGAGATAACTTACCACACTAA